A single Rubrivivax gelatinosus IL144 DNA region contains:
- a CDS encoding thiosulfate oxidation carrier complex protein SoxZ encodes MAAPPRIWISNPRPAPGEIVRVRAQVEHVMESGLRADPEGRLRPRDIVRRFEARLGTTLLLIWEPGIAIAQNPYIEFTFVARHGGELLLSWADDRGATQEVRRPIELKPAG; translated from the coding sequence ATGGCCGCCCCCCCGCGAATCTGGATCAGCAACCCCCGCCCGGCGCCCGGCGAGATCGTGCGCGTGCGCGCCCAGGTCGAGCACGTGATGGAAAGCGGCCTGCGCGCCGACCCCGAGGGCCGGCTGCGGCCACGCGACATCGTGCGCCGTTTCGAGGCGCGGCTCGGCACGACGCTGCTGCTCATCTGGGAGCCCGGCATCGCCATCGCCCAGAACCCCTACATCGAGTTCACCTTCGTCGCGCGCCACGGCGGCGAACTGCTGCTCAGCTGGGCCGACGACCGGGGCGCGACGCAGGAGGTGCGCAGGCCGATCGAGCTGAAGCCGGCCGGCTGA
- a CDS encoding nitroreductase family protein: MDLLESLATRYSQGPRQLAAPGPTRAQLEHAVALAARAPDHLGLAPWRFVLVGAGQRARLGELFAAAATRRGAPAAEVERAPHHAAKAPVLLAVVAQVREDVAEVPPHEQWMSVGAAVMNLLDALHLMGFGAKLLSGDSVHDAAVQAAFCGPGERLVAWVVCGTPTTPGRARPDAPSKPRLSDWA, translated from the coding sequence ATGGATCTGCTCGAATCGCTGGCGACGCGCTACTCGCAGGGCCCGCGCCAGCTGGCCGCGCCAGGGCCGACACGCGCCCAGCTCGAACACGCGGTCGCGCTCGCGGCGCGTGCGCCCGACCACCTGGGCCTGGCGCCGTGGCGCTTCGTGCTCGTCGGCGCCGGGCAGCGTGCGCGGCTGGGCGAACTCTTCGCCGCCGCCGCGACGCGGCGCGGTGCGCCGGCCGCCGAAGTCGAACGCGCGCCGCACCACGCGGCCAAGGCGCCGGTGCTGCTGGCCGTCGTCGCCCAGGTTCGCGAAGACGTCGCCGAAGTGCCGCCTCACGAGCAGTGGATGAGTGTCGGCGCGGCCGTGATGAACCTGCTCGACGCGCTGCACCTGATGGGATTCGGCGCCAAGCTGCTCAGCGGCGACTCGGTGCACGACGCCGCCGTTCAGGCCGCGTTCTGCGGCCCGGGCGAACGGCTGGTGGCCTGGGTGGTCTGCGGCACGCCGACGACGCCCGGGCGCGCGCGGCCCGACGCGCCGAGCAAGCCGCGGCTCAGCGACTGGGCCTGA
- the dmsD gene encoding Tat proofreading chaperone DmsD — MTPRNPDTTMSLAEFAASARVLGALFYRAPDDTSVRPFIELIARGDLASLWPVGEPGTLQAIGDTMRAALVSPEAQQALKREHQRLFIGPDELPAPPWGSVYLEEEGTLFGETTEALQHFLAAEGVALDSGQNEPEDHIGLLFWAAALLAEEGREAALRTLLADHLLSWSGPYLQALNDATTNGFYRGLVTLTRLTLAEARRLLALPEPGADA, encoded by the coding sequence ATGACGCCCCGCAACCCCGACACCACGATGAGCCTGGCCGAGTTCGCGGCCAGCGCCCGCGTGCTGGGCGCGCTGTTCTACCGCGCACCCGACGACACCAGCGTGCGGCCCTTCATCGAGCTGATCGCGCGCGGCGACCTGGCTTCGCTGTGGCCGGTCGGCGAGCCCGGCACGCTGCAGGCGATCGGCGACACGATGCGCGCCGCGCTGGTGAGCCCCGAGGCTCAGCAGGCGCTCAAGCGCGAGCACCAGCGCCTGTTCATCGGCCCCGACGAGCTGCCGGCCCCGCCCTGGGGCTCGGTCTACCTGGAAGAGGAAGGCACGCTGTTCGGCGAGACGACCGAGGCGCTGCAGCACTTCCTCGCCGCCGAGGGCGTGGCGCTGGACTCGGGCCAGAACGAACCCGAGGACCACATCGGCCTGCTGTTCTGGGCCGCCGCGCTGCTGGCCGAAGAAGGCCGCGAGGCGGCGCTGCGCACGCTGCTGGCCGACCACCTGCTGAGCTGGTCCGGGCCTTACTTGCAGGCGCTGAACGACGCGACGACGAACGGCTTCTACCGCGGTCTCGTCACGCTGACCCGGCTGACGCTGGCCGAGGCGCGCAGGCTGCTGGCCCTGCCCGAGCCGGGCGCCGATGCCTGA
- a CDS encoding dimethyl sulfoxide reductase anchor subunit family protein — MGWHEWPLVLFTVIAQTAMGAFWWCFAALMAGGLDPERRHALEKRMIVVWALVAVGFGCAAFHLGSPARFINASFRFGAAAFSNEVVFGSLFACAGIVTWYLAWKNLATVQLRNRLHWLTLLLCAGFLYGMCSFYLMPTVPTWNTPLTPLAYVLTALIGGGAVAAALFAAAGIERGFLRHGPLKLAALAVGLAVLLTITQANGLASIASSIKQASALTPDYAALMALRFVILFSVLGLWVRASLRGQALSLQTGLAYGGLLMLGEMVGRGVFYNLHMTVGLR, encoded by the coding sequence ATGGGCTGGCATGAATGGCCGTTGGTCCTGTTCACCGTCATCGCACAGACGGCGATGGGGGCGTTCTGGTGGTGTTTCGCGGCGCTGATGGCCGGGGGCCTGGACCCCGAGCGCCGCCACGCGCTGGAGAAACGCATGATCGTCGTCTGGGCGCTGGTCGCGGTGGGCTTCGGCTGCGCGGCCTTCCACCTGGGCTCGCCGGCGCGTTTCATCAACGCAAGCTTCCGCTTCGGCGCGGCCGCGTTCTCCAACGAGGTCGTGTTCGGCAGCCTGTTCGCCTGCGCCGGCATCGTCACCTGGTATCTGGCTTGGAAGAACCTCGCCACGGTGCAGCTGCGCAACCGCCTGCACTGGCTGACGCTGCTGCTGTGCGCCGGTTTCCTCTACGGCATGTGTTCGTTCTATCTGATGCCGACGGTGCCGACCTGGAACACGCCGCTGACGCCGCTGGCCTATGTGCTGACCGCATTGATCGGCGGCGGTGCGGTGGCGGCGGCGCTGTTCGCCGCGGCGGGCATCGAGCGCGGCTTCCTGCGCCACGGGCCGCTGAAACTGGCGGCACTGGCCGTCGGCCTGGCGGTGCTGCTGACGATCACGCAGGCCAACGGCCTGGCGTCGATCGCCTCGTCGATCAAGCAGGCCTCGGCGCTGACACCCGACTACGCCGCGCTGATGGCGCTGCGCTTCGTGATCCTGTTCTCGGTGCTGGGCCTGTGGGTCCGCGCCAGCCTGCGTGGCCAGGCGCTGAGCCTGCAGACGGGGCTGGCCTACGGCGGGCTGCTGATGCTCGGCGAGATGGTCGGCCGCGGCGTCTTCTACAACCTGCACATGACCGTCGGCCTGCGCTGA
- a CDS encoding DMSO/selenate family reductase complex B subunit produces MATTPQYGFYVDSAKCTGCKTCQLACKDYKDLPADVNFRRVYEYVGGNWQADGEAWTNNVFAYYLSISCNHCADPACTKVCPTGAMHKRAEDGLVAVNENVCIGCKSCRMACPYGAPQYDERKGHMTKCNGCAERVAVGKKPVCVDACPLRALEFGPIAELRAKYGDLAAVAPLPDAKFTHPSIVIHPSSNARPCGDRSGFLGNPREV; encoded by the coding sequence ATGGCCACCACCCCCCAATACGGCTTCTACGTCGACTCGGCCAAGTGCACCGGCTGCAAGACCTGCCAGCTGGCGTGCAAGGACTACAAGGACCTGCCGGCCGACGTGAACTTCCGCCGCGTCTACGAGTACGTCGGCGGCAACTGGCAAGCCGACGGCGAGGCCTGGACGAACAACGTCTTCGCCTACTACCTGTCGATCTCCTGCAACCACTGCGCCGACCCGGCCTGCACCAAGGTCTGCCCCACCGGCGCGATGCACAAGCGGGCCGAGGACGGCCTCGTCGCCGTCAACGAGAACGTCTGCATCGGCTGCAAGTCCTGCCGCATGGCCTGCCCCTACGGCGCGCCGCAGTACGACGAGCGCAAGGGCCACATGACCAAGTGCAATGGCTGCGCCGAACGCGTGGCCGTCGGCAAGAAGCCGGTCTGCGTCGACGCCTGCCCGCTGCGCGCGCTGGAGTTCGGCCCGATCGCCGAGCTGCGCGCCAAGTACGGCGATCTGGCCGCCGTCGCGCCACTGCCGGACGCGAAGTTCACGCACCCGAGCATCGTCATCCACCCGAGTTCGAACGCCCGCCCCTGTGGCGACCGCAGCGGATTCCTGGGCAACCCGAGGGAGGTTTGA
- a CDS encoding DMSO/selenate family reductase complex A subunit has protein sequence MGEQSTKEEGLGRASGLSRRSMLKVAGLVGLGAVGAGIGLPFMKTSIARGLEQIGAPEGEIAWNACLVNCGSRCPLKCHVVNGAIRWISQEDNHGSGDDTFGQHQVRACLRGRSARRRVYNPDRLKYPMKRVGKRGEGKFERISWDEAIKIVGDKLKHTIDTYGNQSIYYQYGSGSTGYNMAGRSSCHRFLNVIGGYLEFYNTYSTAQIRFALPFTYGEGYGSECSYTREIGNAKLAVFFGYNPGELRMSGGGETYQVNEWRRRNKVRTIFIDPRYSDSMLGKEDEWIPIRPGTDAALVNALAWVLIKEDLVDQQFLDTYCVGYDATTLPASAPANGSYKDYILGDGPDGIAKTPEWAARITGIPEARIVKLAREIGTAQPAFIAQGWSLQRHANGEQAARAVCMLPILTGNIGLPGTNIGEEPGSYGYPVPKLKMPANKVKVRIPCFLWTDAITRGKEMTALADGIKGADKLEQPIKFLWNYSSNTTINQHSDIQATHRILQDESLCEFILVIENHMTPTARYADVLLPDITNFEGSDIVSNGYAVGEMGGPIFLSPAIKPLFECKSAWDICTLLARHLGVEQDYTEGKPFEQWLQEAYVKMREADPDLPETLGEARAMGMIKRRAPQGKGIGLSKFRADPEANPLKTPSGKIEIYSERLAEIAATWKLPAGDVITPLPQYVATWEGYEDTEACKTYPLQLYGRHPKGRTHSTYHNLDVLRAAVADAVWINPIDAQARGIHDGDLVRVTSARGHTRIKAKVTPRIIPGVASMEQGIWFKFDANGQDTEGSVNVLTSQRPSPLAKGNPQHTNRVQIEKI, from the coding sequence ATGGGCGAGCAATCGACAAAAGAAGAAGGCCTCGGCCGCGCCAGCGGACTCAGCCGGAGGTCGATGTTGAAGGTGGCAGGGCTGGTCGGCCTGGGCGCGGTGGGCGCCGGCATCGGGCTGCCCTTCATGAAGACCTCGATCGCCAGGGGCCTGGAGCAGATCGGCGCCCCCGAAGGCGAGATCGCCTGGAACGCCTGCCTCGTCAACTGCGGCAGCCGCTGCCCGCTGAAGTGCCACGTCGTCAACGGCGCGATCCGCTGGATCTCGCAGGAAGACAACCACGGCAGCGGCGACGACACCTTCGGCCAGCACCAGGTGCGCGCCTGCCTGCGCGGGCGCTCGGCGCGCCGCCGGGTCTACAACCCCGACCGCCTGAAGTACCCGATGAAACGCGTCGGCAAACGCGGCGAAGGCAAGTTCGAACGCATCTCCTGGGACGAAGCGATCAAGATCGTCGGCGACAAGCTCAAACACACGATCGACACTTACGGCAACCAATCGATCTATTACCAGTACGGATCGGGCAGCACCGGCTACAACATGGCCGGGCGCAGTTCCTGCCACCGCTTCCTGAACGTGATCGGTGGTTATCTCGAGTTCTACAACACCTACAGCACCGCCCAGATCCGCTTCGCGCTGCCCTTCACCTACGGCGAGGGCTACGGCTCGGAGTGCAGCTACACCCGCGAGATCGGCAACGCCAAGCTGGCCGTCTTCTTCGGCTACAACCCCGGCGAGCTGCGCATGAGCGGCGGCGGCGAGACCTACCAGGTCAACGAATGGCGCCGGCGCAACAAGGTGCGCACGATCTTCATCGACCCGCGCTACTCGGACTCGATGCTGGGCAAGGAAGACGAGTGGATCCCGATCCGCCCGGGCACCGACGCCGCGCTGGTCAACGCGCTGGCCTGGGTGCTGATCAAGGAAGACCTGGTCGACCAGCAGTTCCTCGACACCTACTGCGTCGGCTACGACGCGACGACCCTGCCGGCCTCGGCGCCGGCCAACGGCTCGTACAAGGACTACATCCTCGGCGACGGCCCCGACGGCATCGCCAAGACGCCCGAGTGGGCGGCGCGCATAACCGGCATCCCCGAGGCGCGCATCGTCAAGCTGGCGCGCGAGATCGGCACCGCCCAGCCGGCGTTCATCGCCCAGGGCTGGAGCCTGCAGCGACACGCCAACGGCGAGCAGGCCGCGCGTGCGGTCTGCATGCTGCCCATCCTGACCGGCAACATCGGCCTGCCGGGCACCAACATCGGCGAGGAGCCGGGCTCCTACGGCTACCCGGTGCCCAAGCTGAAGATGCCGGCCAACAAGGTCAAGGTGAGGATCCCGTGTTTCCTGTGGACCGACGCGATCACGCGCGGCAAGGAGATGACGGCGCTGGCCGACGGCATCAAGGGCGCCGACAAGCTCGAGCAGCCGATCAAGTTCCTCTGGAACTACTCGAGCAACACGACCATCAACCAGCACTCGGACATCCAGGCGACGCACCGCATCCTGCAGGACGAGTCGCTGTGCGAGTTCATCCTGGTGATCGAGAACCACATGACGCCGACCGCGCGCTACGCGGACGTGCTGCTGCCCGACATCACCAACTTCGAAGGCAGCGACATCGTCAGCAACGGCTACGCCGTCGGCGAGATGGGCGGGCCGATCTTCCTGTCGCCGGCGATCAAGCCGCTGTTCGAGTGCAAGTCGGCCTGGGACATCTGCACGCTGCTGGCGCGCCACCTGGGCGTCGAGCAGGACTACACCGAAGGCAAGCCTTTCGAGCAGTGGCTGCAGGAGGCCTACGTGAAGATGCGCGAGGCCGACCCCGACCTGCCCGAGACGCTGGGCGAAGCGCGCGCGATGGGCATGATCAAGCGCCGCGCGCCGCAGGGCAAAGGCATCGGCCTGTCCAAGTTCCGCGCCGACCCGGAGGCCAACCCGCTGAAGACGCCGTCGGGCAAGATCGAGATCTACTCGGAGCGCCTGGCCGAGATCGCCGCCACCTGGAAGCTGCCCGCGGGTGACGTCATCACGCCGCTGCCGCAGTACGTGGCCACCTGGGAGGGCTACGAGGACACCGAGGCGTGCAAGACCTACCCGCTGCAGCTCTACGGCCGCCACCCCAAGGGCCGCACGCACTCGACGTACCACAACCTCGACGTGCTGCGCGCCGCCGTCGCCGACGCGGTGTGGATCAACCCGATCGACGCCCAGGCCCGCGGCATCCACGACGGCGACCTGGTGCGTGTCACCAGCGCCCGCGGCCACACCCGCATCAAAGCCAAGGTGACGCCGCGCATCATCCCCGGCGTGGCCTCGATGGAACAGGGCATCTGGTTCAAGTTCGACGCCAACGGACAGGACACCGAAGGCAGCGTCAACGTGCTGACCTCGCAGCGTCCCTCGCCGCTGGCCAAGGGCAACCCGCAGCACACCAACCGGGTCCAGATCGAGAAGATCTGA
- a CDS encoding methyl-accepting chemotaxis protein yields MFDRLTFKAKMVCLVTTAVAGLLSLLVHAVWQVRQEIDQGQRAQLIAVVDSARAIVAGFQAEAAAGLLSKEQAQAAAKAALRSARFGPEGKDYYYVWTMDGVGVMHPIKPEWEGRDMSGKILDGHGNDLIGSLAKALRASREGSIFLESAFARPGSQEVVPKLQRAVMIPEWNWFVGTGLYQDVAVAQQRQALLRSLAIGLPLMGLIAFICWSMSRALLRQIGGDPGEARAAMARVAGGDLSVELGPVPADSLLGELKRTVQSLRTMVGQVRSATESIATASAQIAAGGQDLSRRTEQTAAQLQHTASAVEQLSGTVDHTAGASRNAAELAAQASGSADRGGRVVHDVVQTMAAISASAGRIGDITGVIDGIAFQTNILALNAAVEAARAGEQGRGFAVVAGEVRSLAQRSAQAAQEIKALIGESIDRVHTGAEHVQRAGGAMNDIVEQVQKAAAIIREISGAAAEQSAGLGQINRSVADLDEATQRNAALVEESAAAAGSLQEQARRLEETMRGFRLATHGA; encoded by the coding sequence ATGTTCGACCGACTCACGTTCAAGGCCAAGATGGTCTGCCTGGTCACGACCGCCGTGGCCGGATTGCTTTCGCTCCTCGTGCACGCCGTCTGGCAGGTGCGCCAGGAGATCGACCAGGGACAACGCGCGCAACTCATCGCCGTCGTCGACAGCGCACGCGCCATCGTCGCCGGGTTTCAGGCCGAGGCCGCGGCCGGGCTCCTCAGCAAAGAACAGGCCCAGGCCGCGGCCAAGGCCGCCCTCCGCTCGGCACGCTTCGGTCCCGAAGGCAAGGACTACTACTACGTCTGGACGATGGACGGCGTCGGCGTGATGCACCCGATCAAGCCGGAATGGGAAGGCCGCGACATGAGCGGCAAGATCCTCGACGGCCACGGCAACGACCTGATCGGCTCGCTGGCCAAGGCGCTGCGCGCCAGCCGCGAGGGGAGCATCTTCCTCGAGTCGGCCTTCGCCCGCCCGGGCAGCCAGGAGGTCGTGCCCAAGCTGCAGCGCGCCGTGATGATCCCCGAGTGGAACTGGTTCGTCGGCACCGGCCTGTACCAGGACGTGGCTGTGGCCCAGCAGCGCCAGGCACTGCTGCGTTCGCTGGCGATCGGGCTGCCGCTGATGGGGCTGATCGCCTTCATCTGCTGGAGCATGTCGCGCGCCCTGCTGCGCCAGATCGGCGGCGACCCCGGCGAGGCGCGTGCCGCGATGGCGCGTGTCGCCGGCGGCGACCTGAGCGTCGAGCTCGGGCCGGTTCCGGCCGACAGCCTGCTCGGCGAACTCAAGCGCACGGTGCAGTCGCTGCGCACGATGGTCGGCCAGGTGCGCAGCGCCACCGAGAGCATCGCCACCGCGTCGGCGCAGATCGCCGCCGGCGGCCAGGACCTGTCGCGCCGCACCGAGCAGACCGCCGCGCAGCTGCAGCACACGGCCTCGGCCGTGGAGCAGCTGAGCGGCACCGTCGACCATACCGCCGGCGCCAGCCGCAACGCCGCCGAGCTCGCGGCCCAGGCCTCGGGCAGCGCCGACCGCGGCGGGCGCGTCGTGCACGACGTCGTGCAGACGATGGCCGCGATCAGCGCCAGCGCCGGGCGCATCGGCGACATCACCGGCGTCATCGACGGCATCGCCTTCCAGACCAACATCCTCGCGCTCAATGCCGCGGTGGAGGCGGCGCGTGCCGGCGAACAGGGCCGCGGCTTCGCGGTGGTGGCCGGCGAGGTGCGCAGCCTGGCGCAGCGCTCGGCGCAGGCGGCGCAGGAGATCAAGGCGCTGATCGGCGAGTCGATCGACCGCGTGCACACCGGCGCCGAGCACGTGCAGCGCGCCGGCGGCGCGATGAACGACATCGTCGAGCAGGTGCAGAAGGCCGCGGCCATCATCCGCGAGATCTCGGGCGCCGCCGCCGAGCAGTCGGCCGGGCTGGGCCAGATCAACCGCTCGGTCGCCGACCTCGACGAGGCCACGCAGCGCAACGCCGCGCTGGTGGAAGAGTCCGCCGCGGCCGCCGGCAGCCTGCAGGAGCAGGCGCGGCGGCTGGAAGAGACGATGCGCGGCTTCCGCCTGGCGACCCACGGCGCCTGA
- a CDS encoding lipocalin-like domain-containing protein produces the protein MITTTRRSLSKTLALAAAAAALGAPTLAAAADPTEILGTWRLVSYVVEVQQSGEIMPVMGAHPSGGVVFTPNGRVFFMLTADGRKPGKTDAEKAALLDTIVSYTGRAEITGDQWTTHVEAAWNPQWVGTAQTRNFKVDGDKLQVTTPWRVMPNWADKGMTRSLIMFERQK, from the coding sequence ATGATCACCACCACCCGCCGCTCGCTGTCGAAGACGCTGGCCCTGGCCGCCGCCGCCGCGGCCCTGGGCGCGCCGACGCTCGCCGCCGCCGCCGACCCCACCGAGATCCTCGGCACCTGGCGCCTCGTCAGCTACGTCGTCGAGGTGCAGCAAAGCGGCGAGATCATGCCGGTGATGGGCGCGCACCCGAGCGGCGGCGTCGTCTTCACGCCCAACGGCCGCGTGTTCTTCATGCTCACCGCCGACGGCCGCAAGCCGGGCAAGACCGACGCCGAGAAGGCCGCGCTGCTGGACACCATCGTCTCCTACACCGGCCGCGCCGAGATCACGGGCGACCAGTGGACGACGCACGTCGAAGCCGCCTGGAACCCGCAATGGGTGGGCACGGCGCAAACGCGCAATTTCAAGGTCGACGGCGACAAGCTGCAGGTCACGACGCCCTGGCGCGTGATGCCCAATTGGGCCGACAAAGGCATGACGCGTTCGCTGATCATGTTCGAACGCCAGAAGTAA
- a CDS encoding phosphohydrolase yields the protein MSTASPRAWIRLPSGAALDLINPSPEAWTDEDLALRLARTYRWGGESRWAWPLSVAQHSLLVLELRRAEAPQPLGAAEARAELLHDAEEGFLGFDCISPLKRVLGEPFRAVGERLMAAIARRYRLPDWTPESHRLHKHADRVAAASEAVHCTGWTEREVRELLGISDPILAADPLQSRWGGSAWEPWPSETAAERFLAELRSINYD from the coding sequence ATGTCCACTGCCTCGCCCCGCGCCTGGATCCGCCTGCCCTCCGGGGCGGCGCTCGACCTGATCAACCCTTCGCCCGAGGCCTGGACCGACGAGGACCTGGCGCTGCGCCTGGCGCGCACCTACCGCTGGGGCGGCGAGTCGCGCTGGGCCTGGCCGCTGTCGGTGGCGCAGCACTCGCTGCTGGTGCTGGAGCTGCGCCGCGCCGAGGCGCCGCAGCCGCTCGGCGCCGCCGAGGCGCGCGCCGAGCTGCTGCACGACGCCGAAGAAGGGTTCCTCGGCTTCGACTGCATCTCGCCGCTCAAGCGCGTGCTCGGCGAGCCCTTCCGCGCCGTCGGCGAGCGGCTGATGGCGGCCATCGCCCGGCGCTACCGCCTGCCCGACTGGACGCCCGAGAGCCACCGCCTGCACAAACACGCCGACCGTGTCGCCGCGGCCTCGGAAGCCGTGCACTGCACCGGCTGGACCGAACGCGAGGTGCGCGAGCTGCTGGGCATCAGCGACCCGATCCTCGCCGCCGACCCGCTGCAATCGCGCTGGGGCGGCAGCGCCTGGGAGCCCTGGCCGAGCGAAACCGCGGCCGAACGTTTCCTCGCCGAATTGAGGTCGATCAATTACGACTGA